The segment TAATAGCGAAGATGTGAACCGTCAAATTATTTTAAATATTCGCTTGCCCCGTGTTTTATCGGCAGTTTTGGCCGGAACCGCATTGAGTGTTTCAGGAACGGTAATGCAAAGCATTTTAAGAAATCCGCTGGGCTCGCCTTTCACATTAGGTATTTCAAATGCAGCCGCGTTTGGAGCTGCATTCGCGGTTATTATTTTAGGTGCCGGGAGTACACAAAGCAATGTGAACGATGCTGTTCTGATTAACAATCCTTACTTGATCACTATTTCAGCCTTTTTCTGGAGTTTGGTCAGCACAGCGATTATTTTACTAATGGCACGATTTAAAGATGCATCGCCCGAAACAATGATCCTTACCGGAATTATATTGGGTTCATTGTTTATTGCCGGAACTACCGGGCTCGAATATTTCGCGGAAGACGTGCAGCTTTCAACTATTGTCTTCTGGACCTTTGGTGATTTGGGCAGGGCCTCATGGCGCGAATTTTATATTTTATTGGCTGTCGTTATTCCTTCCCTGTTCTACTTTATGAGCAACCGATGGAACATCCGTTCTCTCAATACCGGTGACGAAACGGCAAATAGTTTGGGTGTAAATGTTGAAAAAACCCGTATAAAAGTCATGCTGGTGGCTTCGTTGACAACAGCAGTGGCTGTTTCCTTTTTTGGCATTATCGCATTTGTAGGTTTGGTTGTACCTCATTTGGTTCGAAAAATGATCGGAAGCGACGAAAGGTTTCTTATTCCGGCAACTGCACTTTTTGGAGGAGTATTTCTGTTAGCTTCCGATTTGCTGGCTCGTAGCATCATTGCACCGATGGTATTGCCGGTTGGAATCCTCACTTCCTTCATAGGTGCACCATTATTCATTTTATTATTGTTCAAAGAAAGGGGGAAGGGTTTATGGTTAAGATAGAACTTAAAAACTTAGATTTTGCTTACAATGGCAGTTTGGTTTTGAAAAACATCAACCATCATTTTGAGCAAGGGAAATTAATCAGTATCGTCGGGCCAAACGGCTCGGGTAAAAGCACCATCCTTAAATGTATGGATCGCATCCTTCAACCTAAAAACGGAACCATTTATCTTGACGAAAGGAATATTATAAATTTTCATGCTGAAGAATTAGCAAAAAAGATAGCTTATGTCCCGCAAAGCGAGGGTGGAACTTTTCCAGCTACGGTATTCGATTCGGTTTTGTTGGGGCGAAAACCGCACATTCAATGGTCGCCAAGACAAAATGACCTTGAAGTTACCGCCTCGATGATCGAAAAAATGAACCTCAAAAACATCTCCCTAAAGAGTATAAACAAGTTAAGTGGCGGGCAACGACAAAGGGTTTTTATCGCCCGTGCCCTTGCACAGGAACCCGAAGTGCTTCTTTTAGATGAGCCAACGGCAAATCTGGATTTAAAACATCAGATCGCTGTCTTAAAAGTCCTTAAAAAACTCACTGAACAGGGCATCACTGTAATTATTGCCATTCATGATTTGAATTTAGCATTACTATTCAGTGATCATTTTGTATTATTGAAAGATGGAGAGGTATTTGCAAGTGGCGAAAAAGAAATCATCACCAACAAAAACATTGAAAAACTTTATGACATCAAGGTTAATATAATTAAACAGAAAGATAAAATATTCATCATTCCTTTATCCTGAAAAAATGAGAATCACAGAAATAGGTATCGTTAAAAACAATTTTGAAACTGAAAATAATCCGCACGAAATCAAAAAATACGAAAGTCGAATTATCATCAAAGACGAATTTTTAGAAGGCCTTGATCTTATTGAAGAATACGAATTCATCGATATTGTTTTTGATTTTGATCGATCTACTTCATATGAGATGACTGCAACCACACTCCGGGGCAATGTTAAAGGATTATTTGCTACTCGTAAACCTGACCGACCGAGTTCTATTGCAGTTACCACGGTCAAACTTTTGGAAAGAAATGGAAATTTGCTTCGGGTTATTGGTTTGGATGCCTTAAACAACACACCGGTCCTTGATATTAAACCAGTTGATTTCTCAATGGTTGAAGATAAAATGGACAAAATTAGATTGGATGAACTTAAAAATAATCCCCGAAGGGAAATCGTAAATGATATTCTGCGCAACGATCTGGAAACCTTAATGATTAAAGCCGCGGCCCTGCATGGCCACTATTGTCCCGGAGTAGCATTAGGTGTTATGGCTGGGACAAAAGCCATGGGATTGATGCGCGAAACAGGTGATGGGATGGAAGATATTCTTGCTATCACTGAAACCAATAATTGTTTCAGTGATGGGGTTCAATTTGTAACAGGCTGTTCATTCGGAAATAATGCTTTAATATTTAAGGATTTTGGGAAAACCGCTTTCACCCTTACCAAAAGAGATGGAAAAGGAATTAGAATTACCGCAAGAGCCGATGCGAAAGAATATATGCGTCAGGCTCATCCATTATTCACAGAAAGTTTTCAAAAAGTAGTAAAAGGACAGGATCATAGTAAGTATGAACTTTTAAAATTTAAAAAATACGGTCGTGATCGGGCATTTGCAACGTTAGGTTTGGATTTTGACAAATTATTTAAAATTGAAAATATTAAGGTCTCTATCCCGGCTTATGCACCATCTCACGAGAGTATTATTTGCAGAAAATGCGGGGAAAACACCATGAGTACAAGGGCTATCGGAGATTTATGTTTACCTTGCTCCGGAGAAAAATATGCAGAACTTAATGGAGCAGGAATAGTTATGAGTGATGAATTATAAGTGATGAATTTTATTTTCAAAAAAATATCATTCACCATTTTTCAAATTCACCATTTCACCAATTTACCAATCAACTAATTAACCAATTATGAACGACTTAAACGTTTTACTCGGAACAGCGGCAATCATTGCTTTCACCCATACCCTTTTTGGCCCCGATCACTACCTCCCTTTTATAGTGATGTCGAAAGCAAGAAAATGGTCCTTATGGAAAACCACCTGGTTAACAATTGCCTGTGGAATTGGTCATGTTGGAAGTTCAATTGTACTTGGCGTTATTGGTATAGCTTTTGGGATTGGACTCTATAAAATTGAATTCTTCGAAGGTTTCCGTGGAAACCTTGCAGCATGGGCCTTCATTATTTTTGGATTTGCCTATATGATGTGGGCATTTTATCGTATATATTTCAACAAACCACATAAGCATAAGCATTTTCACACAGATGGTCATTTACATGTTCACGAGCATACCCATAGCAACGAACACGATCATGTTCATCATAAAAAAATCACTCCCTGGATCTTATTTACCATTTTCGTGTTAGGGCCTTGCGAACCATTGATTCCTATTTTAATGTATCCTGCCGCTGAATTAAGTACCTTTGGTATCATTGCCGTAAGTGTAGTTTTCTCAGTGATAACCATCGGTACCATGCTGGGAATTGTTATCCTGGCAACCCTGGGTATTAATTTCCTTCCAATGGGAAAGTTAGAGAAATATATACACGTAATTGCCGGCGCAACCATCTTTTTAAGCGGAATAGCCATTGTATTTTTAGGCCTTTAAATGAAATTTCAGATCTGATAATCTATTTTTTTATAAATTCGTTCAAAGCAAAGCTAATCTGCTAATTAACTAATTAAACTTTGAACCATGAAAAAAACAATCATCATATTATTCGGTTTTTCCTTGATCCTGATTTTAGGTTGCAAGGCTAAAAGCCCAATTGCAAAATCGGAAATCCCAAAATATTTCAAAATAGATCATACCCTTACAGCAGATCAAACTCACAATAAATTCAGTAGTATAATTGAGCCTGTTCTTAGGGTAAAATCAGGAGCAGTGATTGAAGTATTTACGGAGGAAGCCAGTGATCAGGAGCTAAATATCAACTCAACCAAAGAAGCTATTGGAACCATGAATGCTGATTTGATCCACCCGATTACGGGCCCAGTTTATGTGGAAGGTGCTGAACCGGGAGATGTGATCACCGTAAACCTGCTTGAAATTGAAATTGGTGACTGGGGCTGGCTTGCTATCTTTCCTGGTTTTGGAATTCTTGATCAAGAATTTACTGAACCCTATTTGCGAAATTTCAAACTGGACGATAAGAATCGCACCATTAATTTTAAGGATCATATTAATATTCAACTGAAGCCGTTTCCCGGAGTTATGGGCGTTGCCCCTCCCACCGACGAAATGTTAAGCACCATTCCACCTAGGGCCAATGGTGGTAATATGGATAATCCATTTTTGGTTGAAGGCACCCTCGTGCATTTTCCTGTTTTTGTTGAAGGAGCTTTATTTTCAATAGGAGATGGTCATGCTGCACAGGGATTGGGTGAAGTTTGTGGAACAGCTATTGAAGCTCCGATGAGGATCGTATACAGAATTACCTTAGAAAAAGGAGGACGTTCAATACCAGAACCTGAATACGAAAATAATGATTATTATGCCGTATCAGCCTATGGAACCACTTTGATCGAGGCATCCCAAAAGGCCACCAAATATATGGTTGATTATTTGGAAAAAGAATTTTATCTGAGCCGTGAAGAAGCTTATTTGTTATGTTCAATTGCTGGAGATTTGCATATTGCCGAAGTGGTCGATCTTCCTCATTATTTAGTTAGCATGCACATTTCAAAAAAAGTGCTTGGCTTATAACTTCTAATAAGGACTATAAGGGAGAAAAAAGGACTTTAAAATCGACTATTCTGGAGACAAGCTGCGAGTAATTATTAGTTTTCCTATATTTACGTCAAATAAAAACATTCCATTATGAATGATATCATAACAATTGAAGGGAGAGCATATCAGGCTTACCACATTCCAACACAAAATACCAGCATTTTATTACTATTTGGGAAAAATGGTTTTTTAGCTTGT is part of the Bacteroidota bacterium genome and harbors:
- a CDS encoding iron ABC transporter permease produces the protein MSKEIIKEYKQFTTRKRLFIWVSIFLLLLFIVLGLLIGASSISLNEIVQILTGNSEDVNRQIILNIRLPRVLSAVLAGTALSVSGTVMQSILRNPLGSPFTLGISNAAAFGAAFAVIILGAGSTQSNVNDAVLINNPYLITISAFFWSLVSTAIILLMARFKDASPETMILTGIILGSLFIAGTTGLEYFAEDVQLSTIVFWTFGDLGRASWREFYILLAVVIPSLFYFMSNRWNIRSLNTGDETANSLGVNVEKTRIKVMLVASLTTAVAVSFFGIIAFVGLVVPHLVRKMIGSDERFLIPATALFGGVFLLASDLLARSIIAPMVLPVGILTSFIGAPLFILLLFKERGKGLWLR
- a CDS encoding ABC transporter ATP-binding protein, whose translation is MVKIELKNLDFAYNGSLVLKNINHHFEQGKLISIVGPNGSGKSTILKCMDRILQPKNGTIYLDERNIINFHAEELAKKIAYVPQSEGGTFPATVFDSVLLGRKPHIQWSPRQNDLEVTASMIEKMNLKNISLKSINKLSGGQRQRVFIARALAQEPEVLLLDEPTANLDLKHQIAVLKVLKKLTEQGITVIIAIHDLNLALLFSDHFVLLKDGEVFASGEKEIITNKNIEKLYDIKVNIIKQKDKIFIIPLS
- a CDS encoding SAM-dependent methyltransferase — its product is MRITEIGIVKNNFETENNPHEIKKYESRIIIKDEFLEGLDLIEEYEFIDIVFDFDRSTSYEMTATTLRGNVKGLFATRKPDRPSSIAVTTVKLLERNGNLLRVIGLDALNNTPVLDIKPVDFSMVEDKMDKIRLDELKNNPRREIVNDILRNDLETLMIKAAALHGHYCPGVALGVMAGTKAMGLMRETGDGMEDILAITETNNCFSDGVQFVTGCSFGNNALIFKDFGKTAFTLTKRDGKGIRITARADAKEYMRQAHPLFTESFQKVVKGQDHSKYELLKFKKYGRDRAFATLGLDFDKLFKIENIKVSIPAYAPSHESIICRKCGENTMSTRAIGDLCLPCSGEKYAELNGAGIVMSDEL
- a CDS encoding sulfite exporter TauE/SafE family protein, with the translated sequence MMNDLNVLLGTAAIIAFTHTLFGPDHYLPFIVMSKARKWSLWKTTWLTIACGIGHVGSSIVLGVIGIAFGIGLYKIEFFEGFRGNLAAWAFIIFGFAYMMWAFYRIYFNKPHKHKHFHTDGHLHVHEHTHSNEHDHVHHKKITPWILFTIFVLGPCEPLIPILMYPAAELSTFGIIAVSVVFSVITIGTMLGIVILATLGINFLPMGKLEKYIHVIAGATIFLSGIAIVFLGL
- a CDS encoding acetamidase/formamidase family protein; amino-acid sequence: MKKTIIILFGFSLILILGCKAKSPIAKSEIPKYFKIDHTLTADQTHNKFSSIIEPVLRVKSGAVIEVFTEEASDQELNINSTKEAIGTMNADLIHPITGPVYVEGAEPGDVITVNLLEIEIGDWGWLAIFPGFGILDQEFTEPYLRNFKLDDKNRTINFKDHINIQLKPFPGVMGVAPPTDEMLSTIPPRANGGNMDNPFLVEGTLVHFPVFVEGALFSIGDGHAAQGLGEVCGTAIEAPMRIVYRITLEKGGRSIPEPEYENNDYYAVSAYGTTLIEASQKATKYMVDYLEKEFYLSREEAYLLCSIAGDLHIAEVVDLPHYLVSMHISKKVLGL